TTCTCCCCCACGGAAAACTGACTGCTCAAAAATAATATTGCTGCGCGCCACTTTCAGCGGCACCGCCGTTACGCTCAATTCATCATCCAGCCGCGCCGCGCCAAGATACTGCACATTGGCGGAATGCACCACAAACATTTTATCGTCGGAAAAAATAGCGGTTTTGCCATAGCCGAGCGAGCGCATGAACTCGGTGCGCGCACGCTCCATAAATTTCAAATAATTGACATAGTAGACAATGCCGCCGGCATCGGTGTCTTCGAT
The DNA window shown above is from Cellvibrionales bacterium and carries:
- the ybgC gene encoding tol-pal system-associated acyl-CoA thioesterase, with amino-acid sequence MNFAVTVRVYIEDTDAGGIVYYVNYLKFMERARTEFMRSLGYGKTAIFSDDKMFVVHSANVQYLGAARLDDELSVTAVPLKVARSNIIFEQSVFRGGELLCRGEVRIACVDRATQKPCAMPDVMFEKVKHGFDQ